GCTCCAAAATTGCCCAACTGCAATTGGTCAAAGCTACCCAGTCAACCGTTACGATTGCTCCGCCAACTGTTCTGACATGTGCTAATTCTCAGATTACTTTGAATGCTTCGGCCTCAACCTATCCTGCAGGCGCTGTATTCAATTGGACGACCACGGGAGGAAATATTGTTTCCGGGGGAAATACTTTAAATCCGGTGGTTAATACGGCGGGAACTTATACTTTAACGATATCCAATACCTATCAGCCGGGAAATACAATTTGTTCAGCATCAGGTTCAATCACGGTTACAGGAGACAGCGCGCCGCCTTCAACGGGTCTTACGGCTTCCAAAATTCAGATTTGCGAGGGTGAATCTGTTACTTTGACGGCGAGTGGAGGAGCAACTTATACTTGGCAAGGTCTTACAGGAACAGGGAATACGCAAACGGTAACACCTACGACAACGACAATTTATACTGTAACGGCAGTGGGTGCAAACGGATGTGTTTCTCAAAATCCAGCAACGATTACCATTGAAGTTTCTCAGCCTATCACGGTGAGCAATGCTTCCTTGATCAAATGTTATCAACCGGGAAATATAACTTATGATTTAACCTCGGCACAACCACAAATGACAACGGTGGCGGGTGTTACTTTTGCTTATTATCTTGTTCAGGCTGATGCCTTGGCAGGAAATGCAAATACCATTGCAACGCCTACTGCATATCAAAGTGCAGCGAATCAAACTATCTATGTTTTGGTTAAAAATGGGGGTTGTAGCTATGTGGTCACTTTACAATTGATAAGAACGGCAGCTACGGATCTTGTGGTGGCAGCTCCTCAGACAATTACCTGTACGACAACTCAAGTTGCCTTGAATGCTTCTGCTTCTGTAGTTCCTGCGGGTTCTACAATTCTATGGACAACATCAGGTACGGGAAATATTGTTTCGGGTGCCAATACTTTAACTCCGATTGTTAATCAAGGCGGGACATATACTTTAACGGTAACAAATGTTACACAACCACAAAATTTAACTTGTACTTATACTATTAGCGTAAACGTTGTTAAAGATACTACGCCTCCGGTAACAACGGTAACCTCATCGCTTCCTCAGATTTGTGCGGGAGAGTCAGTTACTTTAACAGCTTCGGGGGGGGCTACCTATATTTGGGGAAATGGTCTTACAGGAACAGGAAGCACTCAAACTGTATCTCCTACAAATACTACTGTTTATACAGTAACAGCAATTGGAGCTAACGGATGCGTATCTGGAACGCCTGCGACGGTAACGGTAATTGTTGGACCGCCAGTAGCAATTTTAGCTGCTTCAAAAAGTAAAATTTGTGCCGGAGAAACGATTACATTAACGGCTTCAGGAGGTGTTACGTATGAATGGATCGGTCTGCCAGGAAATGGACCAACTCAAACTGTGACACCATTAACAACAACGACTTATGAAGTATTTGCATTAGGAGGAAATGGATGTAAGGTGGCAAATCCTACAACGATTAAAATCGAAGTTGTTCCAGCAATTGAATCTACTTTACAGGATGTGTATGTATGCGTGGGAGATACCGGAATTTTAGATGCTGGTGCAGGTCCGAACTATACTTATCTTTGGAGTAACGGAGCAACAACGCAAACTATTTCTACAAATGTGGTGGGACCTTATTCTGTGACGATCAGTAACGGAGTTTGTTCTAAAACATTCTCAGCACAGTTATTGAATCCGAATTTACCGCAATTTACCAATGTAGGCTACGAAAATCATATACTTACGCTTACTGCAACCAACCCAACAGGTGGTACTTTAGAATATTCTATTGATGGCGGAGTAACTTGGCAAAATTCAAATGTATTCTATAATGTTTTGGATAATGCGAATTACAATTTTATGGTCAGAGTCATTGGTGCGAAATGTAGTACAACATTGCAATATTTTACATTTGTTGTGGCAAATGCCATCACACCGAATTATGATGGAGTAAACGATGAGGTAGATTTTACAGGAATCAGTAATTACAATAATTTCTCTGCATCTATTTTCGACAGATATGGTGCTGAAATATTTAAAGCCTCGAAAGGAAATACAGTCTGGAGAGGGACTGTGAAAGGGCTTGTGTTACCGACTGCTACCTATTGGTACCGAGTACAGTGGGAAAATCCTGCGAGTAAAAAAACGGAGCAGCGCTCTGGCTGGATTCTACTTAAAAACAGGAATTAACAATTAGTTAAAATTAAAAACATTATAATTCAAAAGTCTTTCTAATCTGAAAGACTTTTGTTTTTTATGGTAAAAAAAGCTAAATATCTATGTGGTTTATTTAAAAAAAAATTAAATTTGTTGAAACAAAAGTATTATGAGAAGATATCTACCGTTTTTATTATTTTTAGTTTCATCCAATTTCCTATTTTCACAAAATTCCCCCCCCAGAAAAGTAAATTCCAAACCGAGAGCGAACCTTGACAAAAAAGCAGGTGCATTCATTGATGTTAATGATCCTTCTTATGCGGAGTCTTCCTACACTGTAGAACAATTGGTAAAAGATGTATTGATCTCGTCAGGGACGAACTCTTGTCTTACGCCCAATGTTTCTAATGTCGTGATAAATCCCGGGCTTAGCGCCAGTGATCCTGACAGGGCTTGGGGATATTTTAACAGAGCCACAACTGCCTTTCCTTTTAAGGACGGGATTATTTTAATGACCGGTAAGGCCAGTGAAGCAGGAAACTCTTATATCGATGTCGATACCCCTATTAGTACCCTGGGATTCACTCTGGGAACAGGGAGTGATGCTGATCTTGTAGCAGCGACCAATCCCTCTGTCTCACTACAGGATACCGCCATCCTGGAGTTTGATTTCGTTCCGACTTCCTCTCAGGTAAAATTCAATTACCTGTTTGCTTCCGAGGAATATACAGGAGGCTTCCCATGTAGCTTTTCGGATGCATTTGCTTTATTGCTAAGGCCTACTGCAGGTGGTCCTTATGTGAATATGGCAGTTCTTCCTAGTGGTGCGGGCCCAGTAAGTGTAACCAATATACGCCCTGATACTGAATTTAGCGGTGCTGTCCTTTCCTGTGGTGCCGTAAACCCAACCTTTTTCGGGGGCTATAATACCGCAAATATTGAAACCAACTTCAGCGGGCGAACAATTCCGCTTACGGCTACAGCAACTGTAGTCCCTGGGCAGTCTTATCATTTTAAAATGGTAATTGCTGATGCTTCAGACAGAAGATATGACTCTGCTGTTTTCCTTGAAGGGGGCTCATTTAACATTGGGGTAGAATTGTTAGATCCTAGTGGTGCTGCTTTACCTCCTTCAGTGAATGTTTGTGATAATGTTCCACAGGTAATTACGGCTTCTGTAAGCGATCCTAATTTGCTGTATAAGTGGTACAGAGACGGTGTGGAAATTCCCGGAGCAACTTCCAATACAATTACGGTGGTGACACCGGGAGATTACGAGATTGAAGTTTCTGTTCCCGGAAATCCTTGTCCTGGTAAGGCTTCTATCAAAGTAAATGGAGGATTCACCCCACTGGCACAGGATGCTACCTTATTACTATGTACGACCCCCGATATTACAACCTATGATTTGAATCTGGCAATGCCTTTAATCAGTCCTACACCAGGTGCCGTTTTCCATTTTTATGAAGATCAGGCAGATGCATTGGCACAGAATGGTAATTATATCACCAATATCTTAAACTACAATGGTAGCGATGGTCAAATTTTATATACTGTCGTTTCAAATGGATTCTTTTGTAGTAAATTGATTGAGCTGACGTTAGCAAAAGAAGCTACCCCAACGGCTCAGGTAAGCTCCAATAGAGTAAAAGTATGTCCGGGAGAACCCGTAATACTGAAAGCTACAGGTGGTGCTACGTATCTGTGGGAAAACTTCCCGGGAACAGGAGATACCCAAACTGTCAATGTACATCAGACGACAACATTTAAAGTATATGCAGTAGGACCGAAAGGATGCCGATCTCTGAATCCGGCTTTGGTTACGGTTGAAGTAACGGATCCACTGACAAGCCCTCTGAAAGATGTAGAAATGTGTATCGGAGACCGCGTAACATTGGATGCAGGAGCCGGAACAAACTATAAATATTTATGGAGCAACGGAGCAACAACCCAGACCATCAATGTAGATCAGATGGGAAT
The sequence above is a segment of the Chryseobacterium sp. MYb264 genome. Coding sequences within it:
- a CDS encoding choice-of-anchor L domain-containing protein; its protein translation is MLNRRTRSLFLTLGMALVSTFAFSQNRKMGSTQKATPSTMKAGTFIDVNTTPYPESNYSITQLVKEVLISGGSTCTTANVSNVVVSPNLAASNLGRSWGFFNKGTTAFPFDKGIILTTGHARKAGNAFQSGQLNDGLPTMGDVDLANALGISNSDLRDATFIEFDFVPTSTEVSFRYIFASEEYESNYPCSIGDGFALLLRPVSGGPYTNMAVLPGGAGPVSVTNIRPNTQFNGSPLDCPAVNAGYFGGYNTSNIETNFSGRTIPLTAKANVTPGVAYHFKMVLADYQDSNYDSGVFLEAGSFNIGVKILDPAGVQLPSSVNMCDNTPQTFTASVQGSGAVYQWFLNNVAISGQTSATYTATAPGTYSVQVLLPGNTCPGTATVTVVGGTSPTVQNATLTACYVPGNPLYNLLSAQSAISTTPGATFSYYINQADAVAGNGNTIATPTSFSSPGNQTIYVLVKNGFCSKIAQLQLVKATQSTVTIAPPTVLTCANSQITLNASASTYPAGAVFNWTTTGGNIVSGGNTLNPVVNTAGTYTLTISNTYQPGNTICSASGSITVTGDSAPPSTGLTASKIQICEGESVTLTASGGATYTWQGLTGTGNTQTVTPTTTTIYTVTAVGANGCVSQNPATITIEVSQPITVSNASLIKCYQPGNITYDLTSAQPQMTTVAGVTFAYYLVQADALAGNANTIATPTAYQSAANQTIYVLVKNGGCSYVVTLQLIRTAATDLVVAAPQTITCTTTQVALNASASVVPAGSTILWTTSGTGNIVSGANTLTPIVNQGGTYTLTVTNVTQPQNLTCTYTISVNVVKDTTPPVTTVTSSLPQICAGESVTLTASGGATYIWGNGLTGTGSTQTVSPTNTTVYTVTAIGANGCVSGTPATVTVIVGPPVAILAASKSKICAGETITLTASGGVTYEWIGLPGNGPTQTVTPLTTTTYEVFALGGNGCKVANPTTIKIEVVPAIESTLQDVYVCVGDTGILDAGAGPNYTYLWSNGATTQTISTNVVGPYSVTISNGVCSKTFSAQLLNPNLPQFTNVGYENHILTLTATNPTGGTLEYSIDGGVTWQNSNVFYNVLDNANYNFMVRVIGAKCSTTLQYFTFVVANAITPNYDGVNDEVDFTGISNYNNFSASIFDRYGAEIFKASKGNTVWRGTVKGLVLPTATYWYRVQWENPASKKTEQRSGWILLKNRN
- a CDS encoding choice-of-anchor L domain-containing protein, encoding MRRYLPFLLFLVSSNFLFSQNSPPRKVNSKPRANLDKKAGAFIDVNDPSYAESSYTVEQLVKDVLISSGTNSCLTPNVSNVVINPGLSASDPDRAWGYFNRATTAFPFKDGIILMTGKASEAGNSYIDVDTPISTLGFTLGTGSDADLVAATNPSVSLQDTAILEFDFVPTSSQVKFNYLFASEEYTGGFPCSFSDAFALLLRPTAGGPYVNMAVLPSGAGPVSVTNIRPDTEFSGAVLSCGAVNPTFFGGYNTANIETNFSGRTIPLTATATVVPGQSYHFKMVIADASDRRYDSAVFLEGGSFNIGVELLDPSGAALPPSVNVCDNVPQVITASVSDPNLLYKWYRDGVEIPGATSNTITVVTPGDYEIEVSVPGNPCPGKASIKVNGGFTPLAQDATLLLCTTPDITTYDLNLAMPLISPTPGAVFHFYEDQADALAQNGNYITNILNYNGSDGQILYTVVSNGFFCSKLIELTLAKEATPTAQVSSNRVKVCPGEPVILKATGGATYLWENFPGTGDTQTVNVHQTTTFKVYAVGPKGCRSLNPALVTVEVTDPLTSPLKDVEMCIGDRVTLDAGAGTNYKYLWSNGATTQTINVDQMGIYTVEIDNGFCKKIFEAKVMGAAIPFFTNLSYDNDHNLTVIAANPPINNITGVLEYSIDNGINWQDSNVFTNLLDNNTYTIFVRVKGTSCLGTIEFFTLKINNIITPNEDGVNDVLDLTPMTKYKNFLGSIYDRYGAEMFKFSKDTPIWNGTVGGKRLPTGTYWYKFNFDYDKSKVKMERSGWILLKNRE